The Flavipsychrobacter sp. genome contains the following window.
ACTGGCAATGGAGCTTATTAGAAAGATGAATAACTGCACGTTGATACTGACATCAAAGACCCAACATACAATAGCTGTAACCCATGCCCCTATTCCAAAAAACACTAAGACAAAACCAGGCACTACAAACTCTAACAGGATCAGCGCGAACCCTATCAAAAACCATATCGTATGCGATTGTAAAAAGAAATCTTTCAAACTATGATGAATTATGATCTTTTTAAAAATACTAAAAAAGCACCATATCGAAATTTATTTTGCCGCATCTTATGTTACGGGTTTTGAATGAAACTTTTATCGAAGCATCTTTGCAATATGCAATTGCAGGTACTCGACGATACACTTTGGTTTCCCCCTGTAGAACAAGCCTTACCTGACGGCTTACTAGCTATAGGAGGAGATTTGAGTACAGAGCGTTTATTATTAGCTTATCGTAATGGTATTTTCCCTTGGTTTGATGATGATGTACCCCTATGGTGGAGCCCAGACCCACGCTTTGTTCTATACCCCGAAGAGCTAAAGGTGAGCAAAAGCATGAAGCAACTTTTAAAAAAAGAAGCTTTCTGCTTTAAAACCAACACTAATTTTGAGCAAGTAATCACTAACTGCCAACAACAGCCACGCAAAGACCAAGATGGCACATGGATAACGAATGACATCGTTACCGCTTATGTAAAACTACATCAACTTGGCTACGCTCATAGTGCCGAAGCATGGCAGGGCAATACACTTGTAGGAGGTCTTTATGGTATAAGAATGGGCGATGCTTTTTTTGGGGAAAGCATGTTTAGCCACCAAAGCAATGCTAGCAAGTATGCATTTATAAAATACGTACAGCTATTAAAAGAAGAAGGTGTGCAACTGATAGATTGTCAGGTACACACCTCTCATTTAGAAAGTCTTGGAGCGAGAATGATACCCCGCGCAAGTTTTATTAGTCAGATTTCAGAATTGATAAACCTGTAGACTATTTTCCGAATTTCTTTTTCAATAAACTTAAAGCATCATCCATGCTAGCGGAAGCTTTTTCTTCACGCTTGTTACCTCTGCGTTCATCCCTCTTACCACTATTTCTTGCAGGAGCTTCTTGTGTTTGTTTTATAGATAATGCAATACGTTTACGACTCATGTCTACCTCAAGTACTTTTACTTGCACCTTATCATTTAGCTTCAGCACTTCATTAGGATCTGTGATATACTTGTTGGCAATTTCCGATACGTGTACTAAACCATCTTGCTTTACTCCTATATCTACAAAAGCTCCAAACCTGGTCAAGTTTGTAACAATACCAGGCACTACCATACCTACAGCTACATCTTCTATGCTGTAGATATTAGCAAATTCAAAAGCTTGTGCTTCACTACGAGGGTCAAGACCTGGCTTCTTTAATTCATTAATAATATCCTTTATAGTATGCGCTCCGTTTACATCATCTATATAGTTCTTCACCTCTATCTGCTTCAGTAGATCCTCATTACCAATTAAAGTCTTTACATCAACATTTAAATCACTAGCCATTCGGGCAACTATTGGATAAGACTCCGGATGCACAGCACTTGCATCTAATGGCTCTTCTCCGTCTTTCACTCTAAGGAAACCGGCACACTGCTCGTATGCTTTACTACCTAACCTTGGCACTTTCATCAATTGCTTTCTTGAGGTAAAACCACCCAGTTCTTCGCGCTGCTTTACAATATTGTCAGCAATTGTTGCACCTATACCACTTACATAACTTAAAAGATGCTTACTAGCTGTGTTTAAGTTCACACCAACAGTGTTTACACAGCTTACCACAGTTTGATCTAGGCGTTCTTTTAAACGAGTCTGATTAACATCGTGCTGATATTGCCCTACTCCTATACTTTTAGGGTCTATCTTTACAAGTTCAGCAAGAGGGTCCATCAATCTACGTCCTATACTTACGGCACCTCTTATTGTAATATCCTCATTAGGAAACTCTTCTCTCGCCGTTTCAGAAGCCGAATAGATAGATGCACCATCTTCATTCACTAAAAAAACAGGTAAGCCGAGACTTAATTGTTTTATAAACTGTTCAGTTTCTCTACCTGCAGTACCATCACCTACCGCTATTGCCTGGATCTTATATTGCTGTACAAAAGTTCTTATTTTATGCGTGGCATCATCTAGCCTATTTTTCTCATGCACGTAGATCAAGTCTGTATTTTGCAGCATTCCCTTCTCATCAAGGCATACTACTTTACAACCAGTGCGATATCCAGGGTCTATCGCTAAAGTACGCTTACCTCCTAGTGGCGAACTCAATAATAACTGCCTTAAGTTTTCTGCAAATACATTAATAGCTTCTTCATCAGCCTGTGTTTTTAGCATTAACCTGAATTCACTCTCCAAACTTGTTTGCAACAATCTTCTATAAGCACTCTTAATAGCTTTCTTCACCTCCTTTGCTGCGTCATTATTTGCTTTTACATATTGCTTTTCAATTATTTCCAGAGCATCATCTTCATTCGGAGCTATAGACATTCGCAACACCCCTTCCATAAAACCACGCATTACCGCTAGCATTCTATGCGATGGGATCTTAGATACAGGCTCTGAAAATTCGAAATAGTCTTTATACTTAGCTCCTTCTTCTTCTTTCTCTTTTAACACTGAGCTTATTACTTCAGCTTTTGTTTCAAAAAGTTGACGCATTTTGGCACGCACCTCAGCATCTTCATTCACAATTTCAGCAATTATATCTCTAGCACCTTTCAATGCTTCTTCAACATCTTTCACCTGTTCTGTAATAAAACCCTCGGCTTCACTATTAGGGTTAATCTCTCCCTGATCCAAAAGTATATTTGCCAATGGCTCCAGCCCATTCTCTCTAGCTGTTTGTGCCTTAGTTTTACGCTTAGGCTTGTACGGGAGATATATGTCTTCTAACTCTGCCAGTGTAGTCGCTGCATCTATTTTTGCTTGCAGCTCCTCTGTCATTTTTTCTTGTTCTGTTATCGTCTTTTCTATAAAAGCCTTACGGTCTGAAAACTCTTTCTGAAACTTAGCTTCGTCTTGTATCCCTTGTATTTGCACTTCATCGAGTGCTCCTGTTGTATCCTTTCTATATCTAGCTATAAAAGGGATAGTAGCCCCTTCATTCAATAATTGTAGCACTGCAGAAACCTGAGTTTCTCTTATATTTACCTTCTCGGCTACCTGTTTTGCAAATTCAATCATGTTCGTACTTATTTCTTAGCAGATGGCGAATGTATAATGAGTACTCGAAATACAAAAAGAAAATCTTTCCACAAATTTGCGTATGAACATCAGAGAGCAAATATTAACCGAACACTCAAAAGAAAATGCAGAAGCTATTGCAGACTGGATAGGTACAGATAAGTCCCGCCTTAAAAAACTTATAGATATATTTCTATATGATGAATACCGGGTAGTACAATGGGCGGCTTTTGTAATAAGTAGGGTGGCGGATAAACATCACGACCTGCTGACACCTCATCTTGATAGTATGGTGGCAAGAATGAAAGAGCCAAATCTACATGTTGCTGTAAAAAGAAATGTATTAAGAATATTACAAGACAGGCAGATACCGGAACATTTGCATGGAGACATCATGAATCTATGCTTTGATAGCTTAGCAAATGTACAAGAGCCTATTGCTGTACGAGTTTTTTCAATGACTGTTTTAGACAATCTTTCAAAACAATACCCTGAAATAAAACAAGAGCTACACGCTATAATTGAAGAAGAATTACAACGTGGTGCAAGTGCAGGCTTTACAAGCAGGGCAAAGAAAATATTAAAGCGGCGATAATCTTATTTATTCAGATAGCTCTTGATATAATTTACCAGAGTATAAGCATCTTTAAAATTAGAAACATAACCAAAAGATGCTCTAATAGCTCCTACAACAAACTCTTCTTTCTTGGCATGTACGAATTTTTTATAGCTCGTTTTTTCCTCACATTCAAATACTGGGCGCAGCATTTCTGGAGTAAACTGCCCTACAATCTCGCTCAAACCTGGGTTACAAAAACAACCGGCTCTTAGTGATATCCCTAGCTTATTAGCGTTACTCTCTATTTCTTCATAAAAAATCACCTTACCATCAGACGACTTGACATTAAAAGTTATAGTAGCACCTCTTTTACTCAAATCACTTGTTCCATATAATTCTATTAAGGATGTGCCATTATCATGTTTCAGTGGCAAAAGCTCATCTAGTGTCCATTGAGCTAATGATGTAATTCTTTTTTGAATATTCTCAATACCTATATTCTTAATATACTTTAGTCCCATCTCTACTGCTGGGATATTCAAGTAATTTATAGTACCATCTTCAAAACCAACCTCATTATCAGCAAAAAAATGACCGTCACCTCTAACAGATGCTAACTCAATAGTACCTCCCGCAAACCATGGTCTTTTCATTTTGTGCAGTACCGACTTTCTAATAAGTAGCGCACCAATCCCTGTTGGATATCCGAATATTTTATAAAATGATATACTAACAAACTCAGGTTTATATTTAGACAGGTCTAGTTCATTACTAGGAGCATATGCTGCAGCGTCTAGCAATACATCCCATCCTCTTTCCTGCGCTTCTCCTATCCATTTCAAGTCATGTTTTACTCCAGAGAAATTAGACTGGGCTGGATATGCAAACAACTTATTATCATACCCCTTATCGTCGTTTAATACAGTGTCAAGCTTTTTCTCATCAATAGTTAGACTATCTTCCAAAACAGGCACGTAAGTAAATTTTGACTGCTTGCATCTGGCAAACTCTCTAATGCCATTTACAGAATTATGATTATCTACTAACAAGGCATAATGACTCTTATCAGTAAACGGATATGCCTCCCCTATCAACTTAAGTGCACCACTAGCATTAAGGGTAAATACCACACAATATTCGTCTTCCTTGTCATTGAAATACTCCTTCACATAAGCCCTGGCTTTTTCATTACACTCGGTTGCCAATTTAGAAGTCGGATTCTCAGAGTGAGGATTTCCATATACATCTGCAAGTAAAAAGTCTTGATGATCTTGTATTAACGATGCAGGATATAAATTTCCACCTACAAAATCTAGGTAAACATGATCTTTAGCTTCAATGCGCGAAAAATCCTTCTTTCTCAATTCATCTAAAAAACCAGACTCGCTGTACTGCGGATGTTTTTTGAGAAAATCGCTCAATACACGCTCATAATCAACAGTTTGTATTTCTTTTACCTCTTGCATACTTATTATTTGGTTTATGGCCTAATTCGGTTCAAAAGTCTAAAATATATAAATATAATGCAACGTATAAGTTCGTACGTTTTCAAACATTAAAAAAAACATACTTTAATCCACCTATTTTATAATAAATAGCCTTACCTTTGCCATCCCAAAAATACTTGGCTGCCCGAAAGGGTACCCATAGTTGCTGCCAAGTATGAGGGATATTTTTTAACTATTTAAAGACATCAATGGCAACAGAAAATCTACAGAGCTATGAGCTTATGATCATCTTCACGCCTGTATTAGCTGAAGATGAGTACAAAGCTGCTCAACAAAACCTTGCTGATTTCATTAAAGAAAACGGTGGAGAGGTAACACACCAAAACGCTTGGGGGCTTCGCTCACTTGCTTATCCAATCAATAAAAAGACTACAGGTTTGTACTGGGTAATTGAATACAGTGCACCAGCAGACCTAAATGCAAAAATGGAGATTCAAATGAACCGTGACGAAAACGTTATGCGTCATATGATCACTCGTTTGGATAAGTATGCAGTTGCTTACAATGAAAAGCGTCGTAACAAATTAGCGGAAAACGCTTAATTAAAACCTTCCACCACTCAATTAAAAAATTAAACAATGGCAAGAAATAACGAAATAAAATTCCTTACTTCTACCCGTGTTGAGAAGCGTCAAAAGAAATATTGTCGTTTCAAGAAAATGGGTATCAAGTATATTGATTATAAGGATGGCGAATTCCTTAAGAAATTCTTGAATGATCAAGGTAAAATGCTTCCTCGTCGTATTACTGGTAACTCTCTAAAGTATCAGCGTAAGGTAGCACAAGCAATAAAAAAGGCACGCCAAATGGCTATCTTGCCTTATGTAACTGACCTTTTAAAGTAAAATAAGCCATGCAAGTAATTCTAATAAAAGACGTAGATAATTTGGGCGGCGCCCACGAATTGGTAGAAGTAAAGCCTGGTTATGCTCGCAACTTCTTGATACCACAGAAATATGCTATCGAAGCAAGCCAATCTAATTTAAAGATATTAGGTGAGCGTAAAAAGCAAATGGAAAAGCGTGAAGCGGCTCTATTAGCTGAAATAGCGAAAGTAAGAGCAGTACTATCTGAAAGCCCAGTAAAAATTGGTGCTAAGTTGGGTACTACTGGAAAAATCTTTGGTTCTGTAACTTCTATACAACTTGGTCGCGCTATACGCGAGCAAAAAGGATATGAGATCGATCGTCGCCGTATTAACATACTAGACGAGATCAAAGAAGCTGGTACTTTCAAAGCACAAATCGACTTTGGTAAAGACAACATCGTTGATATGGAGTTTGAAGTTGTAGGAGAATAATTAATATTCTTACTTGATATAAATAGAAAGGGGTTGCAGCAAGCAATCCCTTTCTATTTTATTACATGTTTACTACCTAATATTTAGAAGACTAAAGTATATTGCAACATTCAAAAGGATACCTTGTATAAGATATCTATGACCTAAAGAACTAAATTGACTAATGTTTTTACGTAAACTCAACTCCTTTTTAAAAGGATTTTTACTTTTTTCGAGAATAGGGCTACTATTAAAACCCTTCAGTCATTTTTTTAAGTTCTCCAGCAACTTTGCAAACCTAGCTTCATGGATACAAAAACACCATAAAACCATCCCTTTTACTGACTTCTATAAGGTTAATAAAGTTTATACCGATAGAAATAAGCTTTATGCTTATGTGTCTGAAAAGTTCAATCTCAAAGAAGAAAAAATTGAATATTACGAGTTTGGCGTTGCAGGAGGCACCTCTTTCAAATGGTGGCTAAATGAAAATAATAATGATCAGTCTAAGTTTTGGGGGTTCGATACATTTGAGGGGCTACCTGAAGATTGGCATTTTTATAAAAAAGGAGATATGAGCTTCAATACTCCTGACTTAAACGACCCTAGAGGAGGTTTTATTAAAGGGCTTTTCCAAGACACCTTTTTTAGCTTTATTAAAAAAAATCAACCTAGTACCACAACTAAGAAGGTAATACATTTGGACGCTGATCTATACAGCTCTACTTTATTCATCCTCACCAGTTTTGCACCTTATTTAAGAGATGGTGACATCTTACTTTTCGACGAATTCAACGTACCCAATCACGAATTTGCTGCTTGGGACACTTTTACCAAAAGCTTTTATTTAGACTACGAAGTACTTGGTGGTGTCAATAATTATTATCAAATAGCTGTTAGAATAAAGAATTATAACACAAATTTATAGCCCTTATACACTAACAATATTTATGCAGTTAGTATATAACATTCTATAGGTTTCGTACCTTTGCGCCGCTATGCAGATAGAAATGATGAAATCGAAGCTGCACCGTGTAACGGTGACAGAAGCCAACCTTAACTATATAGGCAGCATTACAATTGATGAAAACCTAATGGATGCTGCTAATCTTATAGAAAATGAAAAGGTGCAAGTGCTTGATGTAGAAAATGGCGAACGACTTGAAACTTATGTAATCAAAGGGAAACGAGGTTCTGGCATGATATGTATGAATGGCCCTGCTTCGAGAAAAGTATCCGTTGGCGATACGGTCATCATTGTTTCTTACGCGAGTATGGATCTAGAAGAAGCAAAAACTTTCCAACCAACAGTAATATTCCCTAATAAAGACAATACACTATAAATAATTACCTTTAGCCTAGATGAGTAAAAAAACGCTCTTAAAGATCATCCAATACATTGTCTTTCTTGGGCTAGGCGTGGGCATTATCTACTACATGTCTTCTCAACTATCTGATGAGGAGAAAACAGAGATGGTCAATGCAATAAAGGGCGTACGTATTGGCTGGCTAGTCCCTATATTTATTGCAGGTTTTCTTTCTCATTTATTTAGGGCACTACGATGGAAATTATTGATGGAACCTTTAAATATAAGGCCAACTACACTAAACACTACTGCTGCTGTACTAATTGGTTATATAGCAAACCTGTTTATTCCTAGAGCTGGAGAGGTAGCAAAATGTACTGTTCTTGCTAGATATGAGAATGTACCTGCAGACAAAATGATAGGCACAATTGTAGCAGAAAGGGCTTTTGATGTTTTATCTCTTGTTACTGTTACAACTATTGCTTTCTTATTGCAAGCAGATATTATTGGCAGCTATGCTACCAATCTTCTTTCTGCCATATCGGCAAAAAGTAACACCATATTTATTGCTATCGGAGCTTTAATACTACTTATAATAGTATTGGTGGTTTTGTATAGACGTATGGGAGATACCAAAATAGGGCAATTCATCAAAGGATTGGGCGATGGTGTAAAATCTATCTTTAAACTAAAAAAGCGTGGACTATTTCTGCTATATACAGTCCTGCTATGGTTTACTTATTGGATACAAGTTGTATTTGGCTTCTGGAGCATGCCTGCATTAGAACATCTTTCGGGGCTCACAGCTCTTATTACACTCATTTTTGGCAGCATTGGCATGATTGCTACCCAAGGAGGAATAGGCGCTTATACTTACCTTGTTGCAGATATACTTAATACCTATGGTATAGATAAAGCATATGGTCAGGCATTTGGCTGGGTATCATGGGCAGTACAAACAGGAATTATCCTTATATTAGGTCTAGCTTCTATATTATTCATCATGAATAGAAAAAGACGCAATGCACAAGTTAAAGCAGATAACTAGTAAAATACTTGATAATACCCTTTTGCAGGAGCACTGTAAAGAGTGGCACAAATCTGGAAAAAAAATAGTTTTTACTAATGGCTGTTTTGATATTCTGCATCATGGTCATATCGATTTACTAGCCAAAGCTGCTGATTTTGGAGATGTGCTTATTGTTGGTTTAAACAGTGACAATTCTGTAAAAAGGCTGAAGGGAGAAGAAAGACCCATCAATCATGAGCAAGACAGAGCTTTCCAACTTGCAGCTCTTTTACCTGTAGATGCCGTTTGTTTTTTCTCTGAAGATACTCCGGAAGCTCTTATCAAAACTATTAATCCCGACGTTTTGGTTAAAGGAGGCGACTATACCATTGACACTATTGTTGGTGCCAGTCATATTATTGAAAATGGAGGACGAGTAGAAATAGTTCCTTTTGTATCCGGCTACTCCACTAGCGCTACAATTGAGCGTATTAAGAAATTGTAAATAATCCTTTTTGTATATTCATGTAAAGTGTACTACAATCTGTAGTGCTTAGCTTTGCTAGTTGACAAAACAATCGTCTCAAATTGAAATCTTCTAAACAAACCATAGTACGTGATATTAGTTGGTTGTCCTTCAATGCAAGAGTATTGCAAGAAGCTAAAGACAATTCGAATCACCTGTACGACCGACTTAGATTCTTGGGAATATTCTCTAATAACCTCGATGAATTTTTTAGAGTAAGAGTAGCTACACTGGCAAGAATGGTAAGGCTTGGAAAAGCTGCAAAGGTGCATCTGGAAGAAAACCCGAGTAAAATACTTTCTAGGATACAAGAGATTGTCATGACGCAACAGGCAACCTTTGACAATACATACAATGAAATAATAAGAGCGTTACGCAAGAAAAACATCTATATAAAAAATGAGAACCA
Protein-coding sequences here:
- a CDS encoding TylF/MycF/NovP-related O-methyltransferase, coding for MFLRKLNSFLKGFLLFSRIGLLLKPFSHFFKFSSNFANLASWIQKHHKTIPFTDFYKVNKVYTDRNKLYAYVSEKFNLKEEKIEYYEFGVAGGTSFKWWLNENNNDQSKFWGFDTFEGLPEDWHFYKKGDMSFNTPDLNDPRGGFIKGLFQDTFFSFIKKNQPSTTTKKVIHLDADLYSSTLFILTSFAPYLRDGDILLFDEFNVPNHEFAAWDTFTKSFYLDYEVLGGVNNYYQIAVRIKNYNTNL
- the rfaE2 gene encoding D-glycero-beta-D-manno-heptose 1-phosphate adenylyltransferase yields the protein MHKLKQITSKILDNTLLQEHCKEWHKSGKKIVFTNGCFDILHHGHIDLLAKAADFGDVLIVGLNSDNSVKRLKGEERPINHEQDRAFQLAALLPVDAVCFFSEDTPEALIKTINPDVLVKGGDYTIDTIVGASHIIENGGRVEIVPFVSGYSTSATIERIKKL
- the rplI gene encoding 50S ribosomal protein L9, giving the protein MQVILIKDVDNLGGAHELVEVKPGYARNFLIPQKYAIEASQSNLKILGERKKQMEKREAALLAEIAKVRAVLSESPVKIGAKLGTTGKIFGSVTSIQLGRAIREQKGYEIDRRRINILDEIKEAGTFKAQIDFGKDNIVDMEFEVVGE
- a CDS encoding Tex family protein; the protein is MIEFAKQVAEKVNIRETQVSAVLQLLNEGATIPFIARYRKDTTGALDEVQIQGIQDEAKFQKEFSDRKAFIEKTITEQEKMTEELQAKIDAATTLAELEDIYLPYKPKRKTKAQTARENGLEPLANILLDQGEINPNSEAEGFITEQVKDVEEALKGARDIIAEIVNEDAEVRAKMRQLFETKAEVISSVLKEKEEEGAKYKDYFEFSEPVSKIPSHRMLAVMRGFMEGVLRMSIAPNEDDALEIIEKQYVKANNDAAKEVKKAIKSAYRRLLQTSLESEFRLMLKTQADEEAINVFAENLRQLLLSSPLGGKRTLAIDPGYRTGCKVVCLDEKGMLQNTDLIYVHEKNRLDDATHKIRTFVQQYKIQAIAVGDGTAGRETEQFIKQLSLGLPVFLVNEDGASIYSASETAREEFPNEDITIRGAVSIGRRLMDPLAELVKIDPKSIGVGQYQHDVNQTRLKERLDQTVVSCVNTVGVNLNTASKHLLSYVSGIGATIADNIVKQREELGGFTSRKQLMKVPRLGSKAYEQCAGFLRVKDGEEPLDASAVHPESYPIVARMASDLNVDVKTLIGNEDLLKQIEVKNYIDDVNGAHTIKDIINELKKPGLDPRSEAQAFEFANIYSIEDVAVGMVVPGIVTNLTRFGAFVDIGVKQDGLVHVSEIANKYITDPNEVLKLNDKVQVKVLEVDMSRKRIALSIKQTQEAPARNSGKRDERRGNKREEKASASMDDALSLLKKKFGK
- a CDS encoding aminotransferase class V-fold PLP-dependent enzyme, coding for MQEVKEIQTVDYERVLSDFLKKHPQYSESGFLDELRKKDFSRIEAKDHVYLDFVGGNLYPASLIQDHQDFLLADVYGNPHSENPTSKLATECNEKARAYVKEYFNDKEDEYCVVFTLNASGALKLIGEAYPFTDKSHYALLVDNHNSVNGIREFARCKQSKFTYVPVLEDSLTIDEKKLDTVLNDDKGYDNKLFAYPAQSNFSGVKHDLKWIGEAQERGWDVLLDAAAYAPSNELDLSKYKPEFVSISFYKIFGYPTGIGALLIRKSVLHKMKRPWFAGGTIELASVRGDGHFFADNEVGFEDGTINYLNIPAVEMGLKYIKNIGIENIQKRITSLAQWTLDELLPLKHDNGTSLIELYGTSDLSKRGATITFNVKSSDGKVIFYEEIESNANKLGISLRAGCFCNPGLSEIVGQFTPEMLRPVFECEEKTSYKKFVHAKKEEFVVGAIRASFGYVSNFKDAYTLVNYIKSYLNK
- a CDS encoding aspartate 1-decarboxylase — encoded protein: MMKSKLHRVTVTEANLNYIGSITIDENLMDAANLIENEKVQVLDVENGERLETYVIKGKRGSGMICMNGPASRKVSVGDTVIIVSYASMDLEEAKTFQPTVIFPNKDNTL
- the aat gene encoding leucyl/phenylalanyl-tRNA--protein transferase, with the translated sequence MQLQVLDDTLWFPPVEQALPDGLLAIGGDLSTERLLLAYRNGIFPWFDDDVPLWWSPDPRFVLYPEELKVSKSMKQLLKKEAFCFKTNTNFEQVITNCQQQPRKDQDGTWITNDIVTAYVKLHQLGYAHSAEAWQGNTLVGGLYGIRMGDAFFGESMFSHQSNASKYAFIKYVQLLKEEGVQLIDCQVHTSHLESLGARMIPRASFISQISELINL
- the rpsR gene encoding 30S ribosomal protein S18, with the protein product MARNNEIKFLTSTRVEKRQKKYCRFKKMGIKYIDYKDGEFLKKFLNDQGKMLPRRITGNSLKYQRKVAQAIKKARQMAILPYVTDLLK
- the rpsF gene encoding 30S ribosomal protein S6; translated protein: MATENLQSYELMIIFTPVLAEDEYKAAQQNLADFIKENGGEVTHQNAWGLRSLAYPINKKTTGLYWVIEYSAPADLNAKMEIQMNRDENVMRHMITRLDKYAVAYNEKRRNKLAENA
- a CDS encoding lysylphosphatidylglycerol synthase transmembrane domain-containing protein, with product MSKKTLLKIIQYIVFLGLGVGIIYYMSSQLSDEEKTEMVNAIKGVRIGWLVPIFIAGFLSHLFRALRWKLLMEPLNIRPTTLNTTAAVLIGYIANLFIPRAGEVAKCTVLARYENVPADKMIGTIVAERAFDVLSLVTVTTIAFLLQADIIGSYATNLLSAISAKSNTIFIAIGALILLIIVLVVLYRRMGDTKIGQFIKGLGDGVKSIFKLKKRGLFLLYTVLLWFTYWIQVVFGFWSMPALEHLSGLTALITLIFGSIGMIATQGGIGAYTYLVADILNTYGIDKAYGQAFGWVSWAVQTGIILILGLASILFIMNRKRRNAQVKADN